A section of the Verrucomicrobium sp. GAS474 genome encodes:
- the rdgB gene encoding RdgB/HAM1 family non-canonical purine NTP pyrophosphatase, which produces MPLQSKTPPLLLVATNNAGKAREFAELLGQTWRVETLRDHPNLVEGVEDGATFEANAAKKALAIGKQLGPEILVLADDSGLEVDALQGAPGVYSARYAGESDPKLRDGKNNEKLLGALKDLPLEKRGAQFRCSLCLVRGEEIIATADGICRGALLDGPRGADGFGYDPLFVPVLEGGALSAKTFAEMNSDAKHALSHRGKAMALMAGKMRGMVL; this is translated from the coding sequence ATGCCTCTTCAATCTAAAACGCCCCCCCTGCTCCTCGTTGCGACAAATAATGCCGGGAAGGCCCGCGAGTTCGCTGAATTACTTGGACAAACGTGGAGAGTAGAAACACTTAGGGACCATCCGAATCTCGTTGAGGGAGTCGAGGACGGGGCCACTTTCGAGGCGAACGCGGCGAAAAAGGCGCTCGCGATCGGAAAACAACTCGGCCCCGAAATATTGGTGCTCGCCGACGACTCGGGCCTCGAGGTCGACGCGTTGCAGGGCGCGCCCGGCGTCTACTCCGCCCGCTATGCCGGGGAGAGCGATCCGAAGCTCCGCGACGGGAAGAACAACGAGAAGCTCCTCGGCGCGTTGAAGGATCTGCCGCTGGAAAAACGGGGGGCGCAGTTCCGCTGTTCCCTCTGCCTCGTCCGGGGGGAGGAGATCATCGCCACGGCCGACGGGATTTGCCGGGGCGCGCTCCTCGACGGGCCGCGCGGGGCCGACGGATTCGGCTACGATCCGCTCTTCGTCCCGGTGCTCGAGGGTGGGGCGCTTTCGGCGAAGACTTTCGCCGAGATGAACTCCGACGCGAAGCACGCGCTCAGCCATCGCGGGAAGGCGATGGCGCTGATGGCGGGGAAGATGCGGGGGATGGTGCTTTAG
- a CDS encoding Minf_1886 family protein: protein MPKRDFSEVVQEIFQADPRYAIESYTFIREGLDYTLKHLRRNSNSGSSAGGSSASAPALRGHVSGQELLHGIRDYALREFGPMSKTVLNEWGIKKCEDFGDIVFNLVKYGVLGKTDSDSLSDFKQGFSFHDAFVKPFRPQAEENDSAATGEASSPRAKAPRKTKPAPTKKPESQKGL, encoded by the coding sequence ATGCCGAAGCGCGACTTTTCCGAAGTGGTTCAGGAAATCTTCCAAGCCGACCCGCGCTACGCCATCGAAAGCTACACCTTCATCCGCGAAGGCCTCGATTACACCCTGAAGCACCTCCGCCGGAACTCCAATTCCGGCAGCAGCGCCGGCGGCTCCTCCGCCTCGGCCCCCGCCCTCCGCGGCCACGTCAGCGGCCAGGAACTCCTCCACGGCATCCGGGACTACGCCCTCCGCGAGTTCGGCCCGATGAGCAAGACCGTCCTCAACGAATGGGGCATCAAGAAGTGCGAGGACTTCGGCGACATCGTCTTCAACCTCGTCAAATACGGCGTCCTCGGCAAGACCGACAGCGACAGCCTCAGCGACTTCAAGCAAGGCTTCAGCTTCCACGACGCCTTCGTGAAGCCCTTCCGCCCCCAAGCCGAGGAGAACGACTCCGCCGCCACCGGCGAAGCCTCCTCCCCCCGCGCCAAGGCCCCCCGCAAGACCAAGCCCGCCCCGACGAAGAAGCCCGAGAGCCAGAAGGGCCTCTAA
- the trxB gene encoding thioredoxin-disulfide reductase, giving the protein MENLVIIGSGPAGWTAAIYAARANLKPLLVTGQQPGGLLTTTTIVENYPGFPQGIDGNDLMVALQEQAKRFGTNVQYMSVVDSVDFSSRPFKITVDGDVIEAKSVIISVGAGHRHLGVPGEHELENKGVTYCATCDGALPIFRNKPLVVVGGGDSACEEATYLTNFASEVYLVHRRDSLRASQIMADRTLANPKIKPIWNAAVEEVLGQGEGKVTGVRLKDTVTGETRNLDCAGVFIAIGHIPNTALFKGQIDLDEAGYVQLKNGSRTNVEGVFAAGDCADSVYRQAITAAGMGCAAAIDAERFLHS; this is encoded by the coding sequence ATGGAAAACCTCGTCATCATCGGTTCCGGCCCCGCCGGATGGACCGCCGCCATCTACGCCGCCCGCGCCAACCTGAAGCCCCTCCTCGTCACCGGCCAGCAGCCCGGCGGCCTCCTCACGACGACGACGATCGTCGAGAACTACCCCGGCTTCCCCCAGGGCATCGACGGGAACGACCTCATGGTCGCCCTCCAGGAACAGGCGAAGCGTTTCGGGACGAACGTCCAGTACATGAGCGTCGTCGACAGCGTCGATTTCTCCTCCCGCCCCTTCAAGATCACCGTCGACGGCGACGTGATCGAGGCGAAGTCGGTCATCATCTCCGTCGGCGCGGGCCACCGCCACCTCGGCGTCCCCGGCGAGCACGAGCTGGAGAACAAGGGCGTCACCTACTGCGCCACCTGCGACGGCGCGCTCCCGATCTTCCGCAACAAGCCCCTCGTCGTCGTCGGCGGCGGCGACTCCGCCTGCGAGGAGGCGACCTACCTCACGAACTTCGCCTCCGAGGTCTACCTCGTCCATCGCCGCGACAGCCTCCGCGCCTCGCAGATCATGGCCGACCGCACCCTCGCGAACCCGAAGATCAAGCCGATCTGGAACGCCGCCGTCGAGGAAGTCCTCGGCCAGGGTGAAGGCAAAGTCACCGGCGTCCGCCTGAAGGACACCGTGACCGGCGAGACCCGCAACCTCGATTGCGCCGGCGTCTTCATCGCCATCGGCCACATCCCGAACACCGCCCTCTTCAAAGGCCAGATCGACCTCGACGAGGCGGGCTACGTCCAGCTGAAGAACGGGAGCCGGACGAACGTCGAAGGCGTCTTCGCCGCAGGCGACTGCGCCGACTCCGTCTACCGCCAGGCGATCACGGCGGCGGGGATGGGGTGTGCTGCGGCGATCGACGCGGAGCGGTTCCTGCATAGCTAG
- a CDS encoding LysR substrate-binding domain-containing protein yields MNLRDLHYIVAVAEVGNMARAAERCHVSQSTLSIQVKKLEETLGVPVFERTTKRLRVTRPGEEVVRIAREIMARERELRAVGERHRDPLAGEFRLGAFPTLAPYWYPRIVPRLRGAFAKLRFVLVEDKTPALDAALREGRLDAAVMAEPEQEGLERRELFREPFLLAVPPGHRLGERKRVSAGDLAGENLLLLEEGHCLRGQVLEFCSRLGADEAESYRATSLETLRSMVGLGAGITLVPRSAVAAKADGLRYLPFAGEVPSRTLSLFTRKGDAREKLFAALAKALKG; encoded by the coding sequence ATGAATCTCCGCGACCTCCACTACATCGTCGCCGTTGCCGAGGTGGGGAATATGGCGCGGGCGGCGGAGCGGTGCCACGTCAGCCAGTCGACCCTCAGCATCCAGGTGAAGAAGCTGGAGGAGACCCTCGGCGTCCCGGTCTTCGAGCGGACGACGAAGCGGCTCCGCGTGACGCGGCCCGGCGAGGAGGTCGTCCGGATCGCGCGGGAGATCATGGCGCGGGAGCGGGAACTGAGGGCCGTCGGCGAGCGCCATCGGGACCCCCTCGCCGGGGAGTTCCGCCTCGGGGCGTTCCCGACGCTAGCCCCCTATTGGTATCCCCGGATCGTCCCCCGTCTGCGCGGGGCCTTCGCGAAGCTCCGGTTCGTCCTCGTCGAGGACAAGACCCCGGCCCTCGACGCCGCGCTGCGCGAGGGGCGGCTCGACGCCGCCGTGATGGCCGAGCCGGAGCAGGAGGGGCTGGAGCGGCGGGAGCTGTTCCGGGAGCCGTTCCTCCTCGCCGTCCCGCCCGGGCATCGCCTGGGGGAGCGGAAGCGGGTGAGCGCGGGCGACCTCGCCGGGGAGAACCTCCTCCTCCTGGAGGAAGGGCATTGTCTGCGCGGACAGGTGCTCGAATTCTGCTCCCGCCTCGGCGCCGACGAGGCCGAGAGCTACCGGGCGACGAGCCTGGAGACGCTCCGCAGCATGGTCGGCCTCGGCGCGGGGATCACCCTCGTCCCGCGGAGCGCCGTCGCGGCGAAGGCCGACGGCCTGCGCTACCTCCCCTTCGCCGGGGAAGTCCCCTCGCGGACCCTCTCCCTCTTCACCCGCAAGGGCGATGCGCGGGAGAAGCTCTTCGCCGCGCTGGCGAAGGCGCTGAAGGGATAG
- the leuS gene encoding leucine--tRNA ligase: MQVRKQYPFAEFEPKWQQFWEERASFRSANPGEAGSELPKYYVLDMFPYPSGAGLHVGHLEGYTATDIVARAKRMQGFNVLHPMGWDAFGLPAEQHAIQTGTHPRETTRKNIDNFIRQIKAMGFSYDWSREINTTDPGYFRWTQWIFLQLYKKDLAYVSEAPVWYCPALGTVLANEEILQTPEGPRSERGSHPVERRPLRQWMLRITAYADRLLADLDGLDWPESLKEMQRNWIGRSEGAEVAFKIAKVTPAARAAAGESESFLPTSGTAARLNLKFEVGPDGRPILISRDQEAPGRVSAVPSDCGGEIRVFTTRPDTLFGATYLVLAPEHYLVDTLTTPAQREAVENYRRTVSTKSDLERTDLAKEKTGVFTGGHALHPVTGELIPVWIADYVLAGYGTGAIMAVPAHDERDHEFARLFRLPNVKVVLSSEHQEVGACFPGEGTAVNSHFLNGLPTAEAKKKMIAWLEENGHGTGRIQYKLRDWLFSRQRYWGEPFPIKWKDGVHSPLDATDLPLLPPELDDYKPSPEGLAPLTKAKEWLELPDGSTRETNTMPQWAGSCWYYLRFCDPLNGHAPVGPDAEKYWMGQNGVDLYIGGAEHAVLHLLYARFWHKILFDIGVVSTPEPFHKLVNQGLILGEDNQKMSKSIGNVVNPEDIVAEYGADAVRLFEMFMGPLEQMKPWSTQGVEGLYRFLGRVWRLVAEENPEGEWIANAKLTDAAPSEALLRRLHETIKKVTDDVARLQFNTAISQMMILVNDLTKEEERPRAVVEPLVLLLAPFAPHTAEELWSRLGHADSLARAPWPRFEERYLEQTDASIVVQVGGKLRGKVVLPVEAGKEAVEAAARAEESVRPWLEGKETVKVVFVPKKLINFVVR, from the coding sequence ATGCAAGTCCGCAAACAATATCCCTTCGCCGAATTTGAACCCAAATGGCAGCAGTTCTGGGAGGAACGGGCTTCCTTCCGTTCCGCCAATCCGGGGGAAGCGGGCTCCGAGCTGCCGAAGTACTACGTCCTCGACATGTTCCCCTACCCCTCGGGGGCGGGCCTCCACGTCGGCCACCTCGAGGGCTATACGGCGACCGACATCGTCGCGCGCGCGAAGCGGATGCAGGGCTTCAACGTCCTCCATCCGATGGGCTGGGACGCCTTCGGCCTTCCCGCCGAGCAGCACGCCATCCAGACCGGGACCCATCCCCGCGAGACGACGCGGAAGAACATCGACAACTTCATCCGCCAGATCAAGGCGATGGGCTTCTCCTACGACTGGAGCCGCGAGATCAACACGACCGATCCCGGCTACTTCCGGTGGACCCAGTGGATCTTCCTCCAGCTTTACAAGAAGGACCTCGCCTACGTCTCCGAGGCGCCCGTTTGGTATTGCCCCGCCCTCGGAACCGTCCTCGCCAACGAGGAGATCCTCCAGACCCCCGAGGGGCCCCGCTCCGAGCGCGGCAGCCATCCCGTGGAGCGCCGCCCCCTCCGCCAGTGGATGCTCCGCATCACGGCCTATGCCGACCGCCTCCTCGCCGACCTCGACGGCCTCGACTGGCCCGAGTCGCTGAAGGAGATGCAGCGGAACTGGATCGGCCGCAGCGAGGGGGCCGAGGTCGCGTTCAAGATCGCGAAGGTCACCCCCGCCGCGCGGGCCGCCGCCGGAGAGAGCGAATCGTTCCTCCCCACCAGCGGCACCGCCGCCCGGCTGAACCTCAAGTTCGAGGTCGGCCCCGACGGCCGCCCCATCCTCATCAGCCGGGACCAGGAAGCGCCGGGCCGGGTCAGCGCCGTCCCCTCCGATTGCGGCGGGGAGATCCGCGTCTTCACCACGCGGCCCGACACCCTCTTCGGCGCCACCTACCTCGTCCTCGCGCCGGAGCACTACCTCGTCGACACCCTCACCACCCCCGCCCAGCGCGAGGCCGTCGAGAACTACCGCCGCACCGTCTCGACGAAGAGCGACCTGGAGCGGACCGACCTCGCGAAGGAGAAGACCGGCGTCTTCACCGGCGGCCACGCCCTCCACCCCGTCACCGGAGAGCTGATCCCCGTCTGGATCGCCGACTACGTCCTCGCGGGCTACGGCACCGGCGCGATCATGGCCGTCCCCGCCCACGACGAGCGGGACCACGAGTTCGCCCGCCTCTTCCGCCTGCCGAACGTCAAGGTCGTCCTCTCCTCGGAGCACCAGGAAGTCGGCGCCTGCTTCCCGGGCGAAGGGACCGCCGTCAACTCCCACTTCCTCAACGGCCTCCCCACCGCCGAGGCGAAGAAGAAGATGATCGCGTGGCTCGAGGAAAACGGCCACGGCACCGGTCGCATCCAGTACAAGCTCCGCGACTGGCTCTTCTCCCGCCAGCGCTATTGGGGCGAGCCCTTCCCGATCAAGTGGAAGGACGGCGTCCATTCCCCCCTCGACGCCACCGACCTCCCCCTCCTCCCCCCGGAACTCGACGACTACAAGCCGAGCCCCGAGGGCCTCGCCCCCCTCACGAAGGCGAAGGAGTGGCTCGAGCTCCCCGACGGCTCGACCCGCGAGACGAACACCATGCCCCAGTGGGCCGGTTCCTGCTGGTACTACCTCCGCTTCTGCGACCCGCTGAACGGCCATGCCCCCGTCGGCCCCGACGCCGAGAAATACTGGATGGGCCAGAACGGCGTCGACCTCTACATCGGCGGGGCCGAGCACGCCGTCCTCCACCTCCTCTACGCCCGCTTCTGGCACAAGATCCTCTTCGACATCGGCGTCGTCTCGACCCCGGAGCCGTTCCACAAGCTCGTCAACCAGGGCCTCATCCTCGGCGAGGACAACCAGAAGATGTCGAAGTCGATCGGCAACGTCGTCAACCCCGAGGACATCGTCGCCGAGTACGGCGCCGACGCCGTCCGCCTCTTCGAGATGTTCATGGGGCCGCTGGAGCAGATGAAGCCGTGGTCGACCCAGGGCGTCGAGGGCCTCTACCGCTTCCTCGGCCGCGTCTGGCGCCTCGTCGCCGAGGAGAACCCGGAAGGCGAGTGGATCGCCAACGCGAAGCTCACCGACGCCGCCCCCTCCGAGGCCCTCCTCCGCCGCCTCCACGAGACGATCAAGAAAGTCACCGACGACGTCGCCCGCCTCCAGTTCAACACCGCGATCTCCCAGATGATGATCCTGGTGAACGACCTGACGAAGGAAGAGGAGCGCCCCCGCGCCGTCGTCGAGCCCCTCGTCCTCCTCCTCGCCCCCTTCGCCCCCCACACGGCGGAGGAACTCTGGAGCCGCCTCGGCCACGCCGATTCCCTCGCCCGCGCCCCGTGGCCCCGCTTCGAGGAGCGTTACCTGGAGCAGACCGACGCCTCCATCGTCGTCCAGGTCGGCGGGAAGCTGCGCGGCAAGGTCGTCCTCCCCGTCGAGGCCGGGAAGGAAGCCGTCGAGGCCGCCGCCCGCGCCGAGGAAAGCGTCCGTCCCTGGCTCGAGGGGAAGGAGACGGTGAAGGTCGTCTTCGTCCCGAAGAAGCTGATCAACTTCGTCGTCCGCTAA
- a CDS encoding peroxiredoxin, translating into MPSVGLKLPAFSLKATVSTDINHAFVQITDQSYKGKWQVLFFWPKDFTFVCPTEIAAFGALDKEFAERDAQLLGASTDSEFVHLAWRTHHPELKDLPFPMLADIKRELCAALNILDPVEGVAQRATYIIDPEGIIRFVYITDLNVGREPKEVLRVLDALQHGGLMPCAWRPGQQPLTVG; encoded by the coding sequence ATGCCCAGCGTCGGACTCAAACTCCCCGCCTTCAGCCTGAAGGCCACCGTCTCCACCGATATCAACCACGCCTTCGTCCAGATCACGGACCAGAGCTACAAGGGCAAGTGGCAGGTCCTCTTCTTCTGGCCGAAGGACTTCACCTTCGTCTGCCCGACGGAGATCGCCGCCTTCGGCGCCCTCGACAAGGAATTCGCCGAGCGCGACGCGCAGCTCCTCGGCGCAAGCACCGATTCCGAGTTCGTCCACCTCGCCTGGCGGACCCACCATCCCGAGCTGAAGGACCTCCCCTTCCCGATGCTCGCCGACATCAAGCGCGAGCTCTGCGCCGCCCTGAACATCCTCGACCCCGTCGAGGGCGTCGCCCAGCGCGCCACCTACATCATCGATCCCGAGGGGATCATCCGCTTCGTCTACATCACCGACCTCAACGTCGGCCGCGAGCCGAAGGAAGTCCTCCGCGTCCTCGACGCCCTCCAGCACGGCGGCCTCATGCCCTGCGCGTGGCGTCCCGGCCAGCAGCCGCTGACCGTCGGCTAG
- a CDS encoding DUF1844 domain-containing protein, with protein MSEPESSLAPHEVSQIFAQMVMMQAQNALYLLGRIPDNSGRPIPPQLPEAKMLIDQLEALQIKTKGNLIPQEEKLVAKVLTEIRLAFVEASGGTPASMMPGHHSAAYGAGDPYAQMEEDPLPGDEADASEPPPFLARQEEPEAAPKPAPAKAPAPEPAAPKEPEKEKKYFKSYG; from the coding sequence ATGTCCGAACCCGAATCCTCCCTGGCTCCCCACGAAGTCTCGCAGATCTTCGCCCAGATGGTGATGATGCAGGCGCAGAACGCCCTCTACCTCCTGGGCCGCATCCCCGACAACAGCGGCCGCCCCATCCCGCCGCAGCTCCCCGAGGCGAAGATGCTGATCGACCAGCTCGAGGCGCTCCAGATCAAGACGAAGGGCAACCTCATCCCGCAGGAGGAAAAACTCGTCGCCAAGGTCCTCACCGAGATCCGCCTCGCCTTCGTCGAGGCGAGCGGCGGCACCCCCGCCTCGATGATGCCCGGCCACCACTCCGCCGCCTACGGCGCCGGCGACCCCTACGCCCAGATGGAGGAGGACCCCCTCCCCGGCGACGAGGCCGACGCGAGCGAGCCCCCGCCGTTCCTGGCGCGCCAGGAGGAGCCCGAAGCGGCTCCGAAGCCCGCTCCCGCGAAAGCGCCCGCTCCCGAACCCGCCGCCCCGAAGGAGCCGGAGAAGGAGAAGAAGTATTTCAAGAGCTACGGCTAG
- a CDS encoding pitrilysin family protein yields the protein MSTTVALTSGTEALPGQADPSLLSDSSLFPEILSEELPNGLQILAAQDESAPVVSIQYWCATGSVHEGKWLGGGLSHLLEHLLFKGTPTRGNSALAQEVQDLGGHINAYTSFERTVYHIDLPAENWKQALAILTDAVQNSSIPAEEFEPEKEVIRREFAMGDDNPDSVLTKLAFRTVFTAHPYRQPVIGHIDLFNKLTRDDVVAYYRERYAPQNLTLVVCGAVDARALADEAARLWAHEPRRFLPDVPVPEEPAQLSARQARRPFPTEVARVALLHPAPGLHHPDLPALQIVATMLGGGRASLLWHKMVEEEGLAEEVDAFVYAPGKTGLFGLDARCHPDNLPKLIARLREELAAFPARRTEEDLDRAKRLCLTHQIHQLKTMSGKASLIGGGWLAARDPRFHQSFLARLQAVTLADCDRALQAHLRPENESLVELVPASAAAKTEPAAPAAEAIAALPVPAPVPALGPIRAYHLRNNRLPLFTLRGILPGGLLTEPEGKTGLSRLASQLLLKGTHKRNAKAIATEIENLGGVLASDSGNNSASLHLELLAQDWKQGLDLFLDVLTSAVVDGKELETERRKHLAAIALDQDQPMALARDLVRQTLYAGHPYARNLLGTAESVNAIGLDDVRSVFQNVFRRQSLVLASAGPVSPEAWQDEVRQRLTSPAFAPGDAPRTSAPFPVLKGPVRVERTMRKEQAVLQIAFPTVPIVHPDQIALAVLAEALSDLGTRLFVRIREQMGLAYFVSATRFLGTDAGYFCFYAGTDPKKRLAVEAAMLDEIGKMAQGGLTAQEFERARAKMISEEKIDSQNPGGVAATAALDAHLGLGYDWSEVRRQRVASMTLDELNSVVRRYLDRQEYVVASVGPE from the coding sequence ATGTCCACCACCGTCGCCCTTACTTCCGGCACCGAGGCCCTTCCGGGCCAGGCCGATCCCTCGCTCCTTTCCGATTCGTCCCTTTTCCCGGAGATCCTTTCGGAAGAGCTGCCGAACGGCCTCCAGATCCTCGCCGCGCAGGACGAGAGCGCGCCCGTGGTCTCGATCCAATATTGGTGCGCCACGGGCAGCGTCCATGAGGGGAAGTGGCTCGGCGGCGGCCTCTCCCACCTGCTGGAGCATCTCCTCTTCAAGGGGACGCCGACGCGGGGGAACTCGGCCCTCGCGCAGGAGGTCCAGGACCTCGGCGGCCACATCAACGCCTACACCTCCTTCGAGCGGACGGTCTACCACATCGACCTCCCCGCCGAGAACTGGAAGCAGGCCCTCGCGATCCTGACCGACGCGGTCCAGAACTCGTCGATCCCCGCCGAGGAATTCGAGCCGGAGAAGGAGGTCATCCGCCGCGAGTTCGCGATGGGCGACGACAATCCCGACTCGGTCCTCACGAAGCTCGCCTTCCGCACCGTCTTCACCGCCCATCCCTACCGGCAGCCGGTGATCGGCCACATCGACCTCTTCAACAAGCTGACCCGGGACGATGTCGTCGCCTACTACCGGGAACGCTACGCCCCGCAGAACCTGACCCTCGTCGTCTGCGGCGCGGTCGACGCCCGCGCCCTCGCCGACGAGGCGGCCCGCCTCTGGGCGCACGAGCCCCGGCGCTTCCTCCCCGACGTCCCCGTCCCCGAGGAACCGGCCCAACTCTCCGCCCGCCAGGCGCGCCGCCCCTTCCCCACCGAGGTCGCCCGCGTCGCCCTCCTCCACCCCGCGCCCGGCCTCCATCATCCCGACCTCCCCGCCCTCCAGATCGTCGCCACAATGCTCGGCGGCGGACGGGCCTCCCTCCTGTGGCACAAGATGGTCGAGGAGGAGGGCCTCGCCGAGGAGGTCGACGCCTTCGTCTATGCGCCGGGGAAGACCGGCCTCTTCGGCCTCGATGCCCGCTGCCACCCCGACAATCTCCCGAAGCTGATCGCCCGCCTCCGCGAGGAGCTCGCCGCCTTCCCCGCGCGCCGCACGGAGGAAGACCTCGACCGGGCGAAACGCCTCTGCCTCACCCACCAGATCCACCAGCTGAAGACGATGTCGGGGAAGGCCTCCCTCATCGGCGGCGGCTGGCTCGCCGCCCGCGATCCCCGCTTCCACCAGTCGTTCCTCGCCCGGCTCCAGGCCGTGACCCTCGCCGATTGCGACCGCGCCCTGCAGGCCCACCTCCGGCCGGAGAACGAGTCCCTCGTCGAGCTCGTCCCCGCCTCCGCGGCGGCGAAGACGGAGCCCGCGGCCCCGGCCGCCGAGGCCATCGCCGCCCTCCCCGTCCCCGCGCCGGTCCCCGCCCTCGGGCCGATCCGGGCCTATCACCTGCGGAACAACCGCCTCCCGCTCTTCACCCTGCGCGGCATCCTCCCCGGCGGCCTCCTGACCGAGCCCGAGGGGAAGACCGGCCTCAGCCGCCTCGCCAGCCAGCTCCTCCTCAAGGGGACCCACAAGCGGAACGCGAAGGCGATCGCCACCGAGATCGAGAACCTCGGCGGCGTCCTCGCCTCCGACTCGGGGAACAACAGCGCCAGCCTCCACCTGGAGCTCCTGGCGCAGGACTGGAAGCAGGGCCTCGACCTCTTCCTCGACGTCCTCACGAGCGCCGTCGTCGACGGGAAGGAACTGGAGACCGAGAGGCGGAAGCACCTCGCCGCCATCGCCCTCGACCAGGACCAGCCGATGGCCCTCGCCCGCGACCTCGTCCGCCAGACCCTCTACGCCGGGCACCCCTACGCGCGGAACCTCCTCGGCACCGCCGAGAGCGTCAACGCCATCGGCCTCGACGACGTCCGCTCCGTCTTCCAGAACGTCTTCCGGCGGCAGAGCCTCGTCCTCGCCTCGGCCGGTCCCGTCTCGCCCGAGGCCTGGCAGGACGAGGTACGGCAGCGCCTCACCTCTCCGGCCTTCGCGCCCGGCGACGCGCCGCGGACCTCCGCGCCGTTCCCCGTCCTGAAGGGCCCCGTCCGGGTCGAGCGGACGATGAGGAAGGAGCAGGCCGTCCTCCAGATCGCCTTCCCCACCGTCCCCATCGTCCACCCGGACCAGATCGCCCTCGCCGTGCTCGCCGAGGCCCTCTCCGACCTCGGCACCCGGCTCTTCGTCCGCATCCGGGAACAGATGGGCCTCGCCTACTTCGTCAGCGCCACCCGCTTCCTCGGGACCGACGCGGGCTACTTCTGCTTCTACGCCGGGACCGATCCGAAGAAGCGCCTCGCCGTCGAGGCCGCCATGCTCGACGAGATCGGGAAGATGGCGCAGGGCGGCCTCACCGCGCAGGAATTCGAGCGCGCCCGCGCGAAGATGATCAGCGAGGAAAAGATCGATTCCCAGAACCCGGGCGGGGTCGCCGCCACCGCCGCCCTCGACGCCCACCTCGGCCTCGGCTACGACTGGTCCGAGGTCCGCCGCCAGCGCGTCGCCTCGATGACCCTCGACGAGCTGAACAGCGTCGTCCGCCGCTACCTCGACCGTCAGGAATACGTTGTCGCCTCCGTCGGCCCGGAGTAA